TGGCTGGCTGTATGCCCAGACCAGAGGCAATTGTAAATGGTTTTAAAAATTTGATGGATAAAATCGACCGAGGAGAGGCGACGGGTTGGAAGGATTACGAAGCGAACTACGAATGGTACAGAAAAAATCAAATAGATGCTCTCGGGGAGGTGTACATCCACGATGAGTTCCATGAATGATAAATTGAATGAAATTATGTCGATGGCGGGCCAATTCACCTTTTCGGAGATAACTAAGAGACAATTTTCTGTAAATATAAAATCCTCTGGATTGCTGTCCGTTCTGGGACTACTCAGGCAGAAAGGTTTCACGCACCTCTCGCTTATCACAGGTATAGATAGGTTGAACGATGAAAAATTCGAAGTAGTATACACACTATTCTGTTGGGAGAGCGGAGAGACAATTCTTGTGAGTACCCTTGTAGACAGAAAAACACCCGTTCTCCCGACGATCATGGAGATATGGCCGGTTGCCAGGTTCTACGAAAGGGATGTTCATGAATTCTTCGGTATTGTTTTCGATGGCAACCCTGACCTGAAGCCGTTGATACTGGAAAAATGGAGCGAGATACCGCCTATGAGAAAGGACTTCGACCCCCATAAATACTCTAAGGAGCATTTTCCGGATAGAAAGTACAGCGCTGATTTTTTGCCGGAAGGGGGTGGCGAAGATGAGTAAGGAAGTAAAGCTCTTTATCGGACCTAACCATCCTGGAATGCATGGAAACGCCAGCGTCCATCTCTATGTAGAAGGCGATACAGTGGTAAAATCCAGGTTAGTACCAGGATTCCTGCACAGAGGTTTTGAAAAGCTCATGGAACGAAGGACCTGGATGCAAAACCTCGCATTGATTCCCCGAATTTGCGTTCCTGAACCGGATATAAACGAGATGGTGTACGCGATGGCGATAGAAGCGCTCGCTAAAGTCGAAGTGCCCGAACGGGCGCACTGGATTAGGATGTTGATCTTGGAACTTGCCAGAATAGCCTCACATCTCATGGCCCTTGGTGGTATCGGAGGCTCTACGGGTCTTTACACAATGCCGAACTGGACCCTTGCCGATAGAGATCTCATCCTGGATATATTCGAAAAGATCACCGGTGCAAGAATATATCACATGTATATTGTGCCGGGTGGTGTCAGGAAGGATTTGCCTGAAGGCATAAAGGCAGACATACTAAAACTGGTCGATTACATCGAAGGCAGAAGTGAAGAGTTCGAAAACCTGCTCCTGAAAAACAGGATAATTAGAACCAGAACGAAAGGTCTGGGTGTGTTGACACGGGAAGATGCACTGAAGCTAGGTATAAGCGGAGTAGCCCTGAGGGCTACCGGCCTACCTAACGATCTGAGAAAGATCGCCCCTTATGCTAGATACGACCACGTGCAGTTCGAAGTACCGACAGCAACGGAGGGGGATGCCTTCGCGAGGTTTACCCTTAAGTACTATGAAATAGGACAGAGCTTGAGGATATTGAGACAGATCGTTGAGAAGATTCCGGACGGACCGGTAAACATTAGAATCAGCGAAGGGAGCGCTTTAAGATGGAAAGTCCCTGCCGGCAGCGTTTATGCTCACGTGGAATCTTCCAGAGGAGAATACGGCTACTTCGTAGTTTCCGATGGAAGCGAGAGACCTTATAGAATAAACGTAAGGGGTGCCTCCTTCCCGCAGGGACTCTACGGTATTGAAAAGCTGCTTCCGGGTACAAGAATTGAAGATGTTGCTCTCTGGCTGGCAACTATGGACTTTTGTCCGCCCGAAATCGATCGATAGGAGGCTGGTAGTGTGAGCATATATGATGGGTTAAAAAAGACTTTCTGGGGTCCAACAATAGCCTGGAAGAGGCTCTTCACCAGACCGGTTACCATAAAAGTTCCAGAAGTCTACCGTGAAGCGGCAGAAAGGTACAGGGGATTTCACGTAAACGACTGGGATAAATGCTCGGGTTGTTCCACCTGTTCGAAGATCTGTCCGACCGACGCAATAAGGATGGTGCCTGTCGATATCACTGTAGAATCGGGAAAAAAAGCACAGAGACCGGCCATAGATTACGGTCGCTGCTCCTTCTGCGCCATGTGTGTCGATATATGCACCACTGGCTCTTTAAATATGACCAGGGAGTACATACATATATCCGACGATCCCGGCACTTTCTTCTTTTTGCCGGACGAGACCGGTATACACCACGATATTCAACCGATAGGTTATTCTCGCGACGAAGACTCTGAACTTCTCGATCTGGAAAGAGTTGTGATGAAAGAGCTTCCCGGAGAGGAACGCGTTGACTCCTTTATTGAGTTCGTGAAGGGTTATTCGAGAGAACAAGCCATAGCGGAAGCATCCAGATGCGTTGATTGCGAGCTATGCGTAGAGGCCTGCCCCGTTAACATGGACATTCCCCGATACATAGAGAGTGTATTCCATGATGACACGGAGGAAGGAGTCAACTGGATTTACAAAACCAACCCGCTTCCATCAGTTTGTGGAAGAGTATGTACCCACAAATGCGAAACTGTATGCTCGATTGGTAATAGAGGAAAACCTCTT
This portion of the Mesotoga infera genome encodes:
- a CDS encoding NADH-quinone oxidoreductase subunit C, whose translation is MSSMNDKLNEIMSMAGQFTFSEITKRQFSVNIKSSGLLSVLGLLRQKGFTHLSLITGIDRLNDEKFEVVYTLFCWESGETILVSTLVDRKTPVLPTIMEIWPVARFYERDVHEFFGIVFDGNPDLKPLILEKWSEIPPMRKDFDPHKYSKEHFPDRKYSADFLPEGGGEDE
- a CDS encoding NADH-quinone oxidoreductase subunit D, with translation MSKEVKLFIGPNHPGMHGNASVHLYVEGDTVVKSRLVPGFLHRGFEKLMERRTWMQNLALIPRICVPEPDINEMVYAMAIEALAKVEVPERAHWIRMLILELARIASHLMALGGIGGSTGLYTMPNWTLADRDLILDIFEKITGARIYHMYIVPGGVRKDLPEGIKADILKLVDYIEGRSEEFENLLLKNRIIRTRTKGLGVLTREDALKLGISGVALRATGLPNDLRKIAPYARYDHVQFEVPTATEGDAFARFTLKYYEIGQSLRILRQIVEKIPDGPVNIRISEGSALRWKVPAGSVYAHVESSRGEYGYFVVSDGSERPYRINVRGASFPQGLYGIEKLLPGTRIEDVALWLATMDFCPPEIDR